From Impatiens glandulifera chromosome 7, dImpGla2.1, whole genome shotgun sequence:
TTTTCATTTTGTAAAACAAACAAGTTTTGAAGTCTATGTTACAATTCCAGTGTTGTGAAAAATGAATACATTCTTATGATATTATGGAATCTACATAATAGGCACGACCGGAGGAACAACCCATAGTCTATGAAGCGTTGGACCTTCAAGGAGAGGATCCTTACAGCTGCCCATTCAATCAACTGTATAATATCAAGATAGCCAGCATTTCTGGAGTTAAATGCGAACTGGACTTCATAAAATTCCTGCTTGCGTCTTCCCCAATGCTGGAAAAGATGACTGTTAAACCTTCTTCAAATGATAGAGGATGGGAGCTGATGAAAGAGCTGTTGAGATTCAGACGAGCTTCTGTACAGGCTGAGGTCATTTATGTGGATCCTTAGCTTTAAGACTCTTTGTTTATATATACTCTACAAGATATAAGTCCGCCAAATGCTTTTTTCTTGTGCTTAGCAAAAACAAAActtgtattttgttttatccAAGGAAAGCTAGCGAACGTACTTGTAATAGATTATGTTAATGTTGAAGGAAATACCTATTTGTCATTCTCTCCACATCAATACTTAATGTTATTTGATAGAATTGATTTTCTGGATCGAAAAGATGAAATTGATGTACATGATCATTTTTCTATATCTATGGCATTGATTGCGATAATGAACCCATATAGTTAAATAGTTTTATAACTATAATGACTTGTTCGCATCATATTACTTCTCTTTTCCTTCATCgaatcattcaatttattattgaaaatatttttaatatttgaattatgcagttagaataataattaattagtaaataatatttgtaaaattaaaatgaagaatattaaaaatttataaaaactaaaattctaatttagaaaattcaataaaaatatatttgatattttaatgtcGGGAAAAATGCGAAAATTCATTCCGTTTGGTTCTCGAAGACTGAGATAAACCCTAAGCTTAAGCAGCTTAAGGCTTCTCACTCACTCTATTCTTTTGCATCAGAAGAAAAGAGAACCGAGATAATCAACATGGCGGCGGCTTCTTACGACTATGAAGATGCTGCTGGTGCAGGCGGCTATTCGCAACACCCTATTCAGGCTGATACGTACGATCCCAGTTTCGTTCCCGACTCTGTGAAGTCATTCGTTGTTCACCTCTATAGACACATCAGAGAGAAGAATGTCTACGAGATCCACCAGATGTACGAGACCTCGTTCCAAACTCTCAGTGACCGAATGTTCAAGGAGACTCCTTGGCCGTCTGTCGAAGCCGTTGCTCCATACGTTGATAACGACCACGTGTTTTGTCTGCTTTACCGTGAGATGTGGTTCCGACACCTCTATGCTCGATTGTCGCCTACTCTTAAGCAGAGGATTGATTCTTGGGACAATTACTGCAATCTATTCCAGGTTTCCTTAGTTTAATTCTTCATTCTATGCGCGATGTTTGTGTGTCATGCTTTCATTGCTAATGTATCATTCTATTGGGAGGAGATTTAGGTTGTTTTGCACGGAGTTGTGAATATGCAGTTGCCAAACCAGTGGCTGTGGGATATGGTCGATGAATTTGTTTACCAGTTCCAGTCATTCTGTCAGTACCGGGCTAAGATGAAGAGCAAGACTGAGCAAGAGGTTGAGCTTCTGAAGCAGTATGATCAGGTACTGGatcaattttcaataaatgCATTCTATTGCCCTACCCAGTTTTACTTCAATTGGGCTCCTCTGTATTATTAGTTATCCTCTTGgataagttatttgaatatttaatttcaaacaagtAGTAGATAAATAAGTCACATGGTGGATACCTTATTTCAATCTAGACGTTCTTAGTTGGAAAACAAAGACCATCAATCCTAATTTAGAAAAACCTATTGATCTAAATAATCATGTAAAATGAGATTGAAGTATAATTATGAATGTATGCACATGATCACATATATGTATGTGCCTCTtcagtatttatttatttatttattttttgtgttgGTTTGAGGATGGATGAAGGTTCTTTATGTTGTTTGTAACATGATAGAAATATTCATTCCCAATGTCCCTTGACATTTCACCAGGCTTGGAATGTGTACGGCGTTCTCAATTTTCTGCAAGCTCTTGTGGAGAAATCCACCATCATCCAAATTCTAGAGCAAGAGAAGGAGGAAGGCCAAGAACAATTCACCGCCACTGATGGATATGATTACACTGGTGGAAGCAATGTGCTAAAAGTGTTGGGATATTTTAGTTTGATAGGCTTGTTGCGTGTCCATTGTTTGTTGGGGGATTATCACACTGGCCTTAAATGTTTACTTCCAATTGACATCAGTCAACAAGGTGTCTACACCAGTGTTATTGGAAGCCACATCGCCACCATATATCATTATGGCTTCGCCAATCTTATGATGCGAAGGTATAGTTTTTTACAGCATTTTGGAGTTTATTTTACATCATGTATTTTCTTGTGCATagtaagaaataaaatatcttagacttgtttgatcttgtgTGTATTTTTGAAACCTTGTCAAAAATACTGTTTagtgtaaaaaaataaagggtGTTTTGGTATTTTAGGTGGTGATTTGATAGAATTTATAGATGGATAGTGGTTTATTTAGACTAACATCAAATGAGCCCAGTTATAGAGTAAACACATTTTTTGAAAGGAGTTCTAATAGCTCCATGAATTTGTGTAGccaaagaacaaacaagtcttGGATTTTTCAGAAGGATCATCACAGCTCTTAAATTGCACATGTTAAATCTTCTAATGGTTATGTATTATGTTAGAAGTTACATGACACTAAGAAAACACTTTGACAGTTGCGCAATTTCTAAAGAAATAGACAATGACTTATTTTGAGCAATATATACTAGTTGAGAgcttatataataattttaaaagtttatggACTTATTTGGTCCTTGACTATAAGTTCATGCGACTATTTGATCTTGATTCATGTAGGTGTATGTTTATCAGAAAAAAATGTTTACTTTGTAAGACTGAACTAGTTGATCAGGAAGTTGCATATTAACTTATTAGTTGTAGCTGTTCCTCTTCCTGCAGAATATTGTTggaattatatttctttaaagcAGTAAGAATGTTTTCTTCACCCTAATTAATGATGTCTAGAGTCTAGTCAAAAACTTCTAAAAACAgagttaaataatttgatataccAAATCATCATTTGGTTCAATAGTATTCAACTGAACTAGAAACATATAGTAAAGCTAAGCTTATAATTAACTGACGAGAGACTAGATGAAGAATCAAATGATCTAGTATATGTTTTGGTTTTCATTTTCCATTTTAATTTGAGGATATATTAGCACGTTTGCAGGTATGTAGATGCAATTCGTGAATTCAACAAGATCCTTTTGTACATCTTCAAGACTAAACAGTACCATCAGAAATCTCCCCAGTACGAGCAGATACTGAAAAAGAACGAGCAGATGTATGCATTGCTTTCCCTTGGCCTCTCTCTTTGTCCCCAAGTGAAGCTTGTGGAGGAGACTGTGAACTCTCAATTGCGAGAGAAGTATGGGGAGAAAACGTTGAGAATGCAGAGATATGATGATGATGCATTTGCTCTCTACGATGAGCTCTTCTCCTACGCATGCCCCAAATTTATTACTCCTTCCGTACCTAGCTTTGATGAGCCACTTGTGAACTACAACCAGGTATATTGCATAAGTCTACTTACTTTGAACTAAGAATTTAAAGTCTCATGTTCAATTCCCTCAAAAAGTACCTTCATTGAAGCTGGGGGTCACGGTGGAA
This genomic window contains:
- the LOC124945445 gene encoding eukaryotic translation initiation factor 3 subunit L-like, whose translation is MAAASYDYEDAAGAGGYSQHPIQADTYDPSFVPDSVKSFVVHLYRHIREKNVYEIHQMYETSFQTLSDRMFKETPWPSVEAVAPYVDNDHVFCLLYREMWFRHLYARLSPTLKQRIDSWDNYCNLFQVVLHGVVNMQLPNQWLWDMVDEFVYQFQSFCQYRAKMKSKTEQEVELLKQYDQAWNVYGVLNFLQALVEKSTIIQILEQEKEEGQEQFTATDGYDYTGGSNVLKVLGYFSLIGLLRVHCLLGDYHTGLKCLLPIDISQQGVYTSVIGSHIATIYHYGFANLMMRRYVDAIREFNKILLYIFKTKQYHQKSPQYEQILKKNEQMYALLSLGLSLCPQVKLVEETVNSQLREKYGEKTLRMQRYDDDAFALYDELFSYACPKFITPSVPSFDEPLVNYNQDAYRLQLKLFLYEVKQQQLLSGVRTFLKMYSTISLGKLATYLEVDDPTLRTILMTYKHKTHAVDPTGKVISIADLDFYVVDDIIHVIESRPAKRYGDYFLRQIVKLEGVMTELDRIKVE